The Pichia kudriavzevii chromosome 3, complete sequence nucleotide sequence TGagaaattccaaaagagTCCCGAGGTTTTGGCAAAACTTTGTGGCAGTAACGATGATGACGATTAAATCTCTGTGAAGTATATTTTTGCAAGAGTCAAATTAAAATATATCTCTATctatatagatatatatagatgatgataatgatagCAACCTTAATGTTCAACAGAATAAAAATAGAGCCATTACAAACACGTTAATTTGAGAAGAATAGCCAGTATTGGTGCATATACACACGTATATGCAAATATACACATCTACCCATACATACCGAAAACCTACATAATCGAAGAAAATGTTTTATTCCTCTTGGTTCTATTTTTcacttcttttttgtttttttaagCTTTTATTTTTACGAACCTTTATAATGATCTCACCAATTGACTCCTTTTACACTCCCCTTCCTTGTCGCTTCATCTTCGAATGTATTTTTAGTTACTAAACACAAACATTGTAGTGTTATGGCGTCAGCCTTTTCGCTTAAAATAGTAAAAGCTCAAAGTATAGCAGCGAATTAAATCGAACACTTCACGAGAACATGTGGGAACAATCCGAAAAAATTCAGCGCCGAGAATGTTTTCTGCAATTCCCAAACAGGACACCTTCCTAATCCggtaatattgaaaaccaTCCACTCTTAATGACGCCCAGAAGATGTTTATGTTTGGTCGTTTTCGGTTAATTGCCAACCAGCTTCTGAGATGGCTATTGTTAAGTGTCGTTGGTTTGTTTGGAAGGCTGAACAAAAGATATTTATAACACAAACAACGTCTAGGGATGGCATCTGCCCCCCCCCTTCTTCAATACTATAAAAGGGACCATTGATCCATCCAAATCATTCCAAGTCATACTCTTGTTAATCTAAAAATGTACTATAAATATAAgacaaaaagaaaccaatCTTTATCTACAGCcacaaaaaaatgagaTCCACCACCTTATCTGTTGCCACTTTAGCGTTAGTTGCCCAATCCTTAGCAGCTTATGTTCCTTCCGAACCATGGTCCACTCTGACCCCTTCTGCAACATTCTCTGGTAAGCACACCACCGATTACACAAAAACTTTTGCAATTTCCATCGACCCAATCGCTACTCCATCTTCCACTGCTTCCTCCTCTGCTTCTACTGCAAACTCAAAGGCTAAGAGAGACGTTGTCACtcaaattggtgatggCCAAATCCAAGCTACCACTGCAACTCCAAAGACCGAAGCTCCAGTCATTACccaaattggtgatggtCAAATCCAAGCTACCACTGCAACTCCAAAGACCGAAGCTCCAGTCATTACccaaattggtgatggtCAAATCCAAGCTACCACTGCAACTCCAAAGACCGAAGCTCCAGTCATTACCCAAATTGGTGACGGTCAAATCCAAGCTACCACGGCAACTCCAAAAACTAAGGCTCCGGTTGTCACccaaattggtgatggtCAAATCCAAGCAACCACTTCAGCTAGTGCAACCGTTGCAACCCAAATCGGTGATGGTCAAATTCAAGCAACCACTACAAATGGAAAGAAAGACTCCAAGCCAGCAGAAACTTCCCCAGCAACCCCAAGTGGTGACTACCAAGGTTTCCCAGAATCTTGTAAGAACCCAGATGCACTGTCCATGGTTTTAAACAAGGGTATCTTGACTGATTCAAAGGGCAGAATTGGTTCCATCGTTGCAAACcaacaattccaatttgatGGTCCTCCACCACAAGCAGGTGCAATTTACGCTGCTGGTTGGTCTGTCACTGCCGATGGTAACTTAGCTATTGGTGAAAAGGATATCTTCTACCAATGTCTGTCTGGTAACTTCTACAACTTATACGATGAACACATTGGTTCTCAATGTGAAGAAGTTTACTTGAAGGTTGTTGATTTAGTTGATTGTTAATTAAGCTCTGCTCAAGCTTTCCTAAACAGCTAGCTTTCGAGTCGTTACTAACCAACTAATTCAAACTTATACCTTTATTATGCATCATTCATCCTCTGTTAACCTGTACATTAGTTTCGGACATCCCCTATCCTTATAAGTCACCATCACAGCAAACCTGacttttcttctttttctaagAATAAAACACTTCATACGTTATTTTTATATGATTCTTTTTAAATCATTATAGTTATAGTTATAATAATAAGTATTACTTTTCCAAAGTCGTCTAATTCTCATTCCCAACAACTCGGTTCATcgtatattttttcttttcttccgGAAACATTGACTGGGGTTGTGCCATAAATTGGGGAACAGCACTTTTCTGGAGGATTTTCTCGGGGCACTTGCAGCTAACGCTTTCTGTGCTTTCCCTCCTACAATGCTGCAGATTACTGACCTCGGCGCGTGGAGACAGTTTGCCCGTTCGGGGAGCGCCTCTCTCCGGCACAAAAGCCAGCGTGTATCTTGTCcatgttttggaaaacGCGTTCTTAATCGGGGAGTTTTAttgttcaacatttttACACACCTAAAACCACCGCCAGCGACGCGCCGCCGGtaattcaatttctcaatcGGCTATTTTCGCATTTCCAAGCTTTTTTCCcgcttctttttttttttcccttctAAATTTCGTCCAAAGTGTccatttttcaagcaaGGAGGTTGAATCGAATAGACGTTGCCAAAAAGCAGTGGGAAACCAAACCCAAGGACATCCTCATAACATGCTCAGTAGAACGTTGACAGAAAGTAGTACATCTACAGTTAAGAGTGCAGGGTTCCAGGTATCCCAAGTGCGTTATAGAAGAACACTAGCCTACCCATTTTACTCCAAAGCTGGTAATATTCCACCTGCAAGGAAAGGGCGTAAACAGACTGTCTTTAAACGTCTCATGGATCAATTTTTAGGGCCTAAGAATTACAAGGGTGAATATTACTTGAATAAGTATGCATATCCAAAGAACAACCACACTCCAAATTATATCGATCCAAGAAGCGAAAGAGGGAATGCGTTACTCGAACCACTAAGTGAGTTTGATactgttgatgaaactgaGAACGACTCctcaaagagaagaaacaatAATGCCTTCAGACCTTTCCCATTAAACTCCAAATTATCTACTAATTTCCAAGTTGACAATGAAACCAAGATTCAAATTGTCAATGACattcttttgaataaaatGCCATCTCAACAAGTTGCAATTAAATATGGACTAaagattcaaagaattgagGCTATTCTCAAGTTACGtgaaattgaggaaaaatgGGAACAAGAAGACAAGATAAATGgtgatttgaaaagaatgtCACAGGCAATGTACAAAATGTTCCCTATTTTCAACCCAAGAAATAATGCTGAAAACTTGACTGAAATTCCAATTCCAAAGGAAACTTTACAATCACGTTTCTTAACAATTGCAGAATCAGAGCCATTTGGTCCTGTTGATGCAGCAAAAGAATTCAATTTGGAACCTGCAGCTGTCACCTTGGAGAAACTATCCGAAGGTGGTGAACACTCCCTACATCATGAGGCAACGCAAACTAAAAACGATGGATCGTTTATTGCACCAATGCATGAAGGTGATAAATACGCTTTCAAGTTCACTCCTGTCAAGGTCGGTAAAGTCGGTTACAGATATGGTAAAGTCAACCGGGACAACAGAAAAGACAGAAAGGTTGCCTATGATGCCGCAGGTAACAAATACTATCCTCTTGAGTAAAGAGAttgaatatatatacaacGTACCTACACGTATTTTTGATAGTGCTTATATACACAGACTGTACATAAAcaaagtattttttttcctggctatttttgattgccaAATACCATAATATGTACATTCGCAGACATTGAACATTCGCAGACATTGAACATTCGCAGACATTGAACATTCGCAGACATTGAACATTCGCAGACATTAAACATTACAATTACTTTAAGATGCATCTAGAACCAGCAATGTGCCTAAATCAACCTATCCacgaaagaaaaaaaccGACGAAGTGGTATAGAATAAATCACAATACGGATAACAATGCGGGGGCGCTGCtggaaaatcaattttctcaTATAGTGTGAGCATCTAAAAGTGGAAACTGACCACTTCATGGGATTCCCACTATGGCTGGCAAaagttttttctcttctttatAGACAAACACCTGTTCATTCTTTGAAACCGCT carries:
- a CDS encoding uncharacterized protein (PKUD0C05270; similar to Saccharomyces cerevisiae YGR165W (MRPS35); ancestral locus Anc_5.166), coding for MLSRTLTESSTSTVKSAGFQVSQVRYRRTLAYPFYSKAGNIPPARKGRKQTVFKRLMDQFLGPKNYKGEYYLNKYAYPKNNHTPNYIDPRSERGNALLEPLSEFDTVDETENDSSKRRNNNAFRPFPLNSKLSTNFQVDNETKIQIVNDILLNKMPSQQVAIKYGLKIQRIEAILKLREIEEKWEQEDKINGDLKRMSQAMYKMFPIFNPRNNAENLTEIPIPKETLQSRFLTIAESEPFGPVDAAKEFNLEPAAVTLEKLSEGGEHSLHHEATQTKNDGSFIAPMHEGDKYAFKFTPVKVGKVGYRYGKVNRDNRKDRKVAYDAAGNKYYPLE
- a CDS encoding uncharacterized protein (PKUD0C05260; Pfam Domains: PIR(7.9e-28)), with translation MRSTTLSVATLALVAQSLAAYVPSEPWSTLTPSATFSGKHTTDYTKTFAISIDPIATPSSTASSSASTANSKAKRDVVTQIGDGQIQATTATPKTEAPVITQIGDGQIQATTATPKTEAPVITQIGDGQIQATTATPKTEAPVITQIGDGQIQATTATPKTKAPVVTQIGDGQIQATTSASATVATQIGDGQIQATTTNGKKDSKPAETSPATPSGDYQGFPESCKNPDALSMVLNKGILTDSKGRIGSIVANQQFQFDGPPPQAGAIYAAGWSVTADGNLAIGEKDIFYQCLSGNFYNLYDEHIGSQCEEVYLKVVDLVDC